From the genome of Streptomyces ficellus:
GGACCGGCACACCACCGAGTTCCTGGAGGACGCCGACGTCCTGCTCGTCGTGGGCTCCGGGCTGGGCGAGCTGTCCTCGAACTACCACACCTTCGCCCCGCGCGGCCGGATCGTGCAGATCGAGGCCGACCTCGGCAAGCTGGAGTCCAACCACCCGGCCCTCGGCATCCACGCCGACGCCCGGCTCGCCCTCTCCGCCCTCCTGGAGACGGTCCCGGCCCGGCACGACGACACCGCCGCCGAGCGCGTCCGCACCGTCCTGGACAAGGTCCGGGCCCGGATCGAGGGCCAGGACCTCACGCTGGAGCGGCAGGTCCTCGCCGCCGTGCGCGAGGCCCTCCCGGACGACGCGCCCAGCTTCTGGGACATGACGATCCTCGCCTACTGGGCGTGGTCCGCGTTCGACGCCCGCCGCCCCAACACCATGCACTCCGCGCAGGGCGCCGGCGGCCTCGGCTACGGCTTCCCCGCCGCCCTCGGCGCGGCCGCCGCCGACCCGACCCGGCCCGTGCTGGCCGTCTCCGGCGACGGCGGCGCCATGTACTCCATCGCCGAGCTGGCCACCGCCCGGCAGTACGGGCTGAACGTCACCTGGCTGATCGTCGACGACGGCGGCTACGGCATCCTGCGCGAGTACATGACCGACGCCTTCGGCGAGGCCACCGGCACCGAGCTGGCCCGCCCGGACTTCGTCGCGCTCGCCGGGTCGTTCGGCGTCCCCGCGGTCACCACGACCCGGGAGTCCCTCGCCGCGGACCTCGCCAACTCCCTCGCCGCGCCCGGCCCTTCGGTGGTCGTGCTGCCCGCCGTGCTGAAGATGTTCGCGCCGACCCACCTGTGACGGGCGCACCGCCGGTGGCCCCCGGACGGGTGGGCCACCGGCGTACAACCATTCGCCCGCTGCCGAGTCATGTGTTGTGTGAACAGACTTTCCATATCGCGCCGCCGCCGTGGCGCCGTGTCCGCCGCGGTCGCCCTCGGGGTGCTCCTGCCGACCGCCGCCACGATCACCCCCGCCACCGCCGCCGCCCCGGCCGTGGCGTGCACGTCCCAGAAGGCGGGCCTCGCCGCCAAGCTCGTCAAGGACATCAACGCCGCCCTCAAGGGCCGCAAGTCCACCACCGCGATCCTGGTCAACGACCGGGTCAGCAAGACCAGCTGCGTCCTGCGGCCGGACACGCAGTTCGACTCCGCCAGCGTGGTCAAGACGACCGTCCTCGCCACCCTGCTCTGGGACGCGCAGAAGTCCAAGCGGGCGCTGACCGCGACGGAGAAGTCCCGCGCCACCGCCATGATCACGAAGTCGGACAACGACGCCACCACCGCGTTGTGGAAGCAGCTGGGCGTCACCAAGGTCAAGGGCTTCCTCGCCGCGGCCCAGATGACCAAGACCGTCCCCGGCTCCGGCGGCTACTGGGGGCTCACCCAGATCACCGCCCGTGACCAGCAGAAGCTGCTCGGGCTGATCACCGCCAAGAACACCGTCCTCACCGACGCGTCCCGCGCCTACATCCTCGACCTGATGAACAAGGTCGTCGCCGCGCAGCGCTGGGGCGCCCCCGCCGGGGCCCCCGCGACCGCCCGGATCCACGTCAAGAACGGCTGGCTGCCGCGCGCCACCCACGCCTGGCGCGTGCACTCCATCGGCGCCTTCACCGGCACCACGCACAACTACCAGCTCACCGTCCTCACCCACGACAACGCGACCATGCAGGACGGCATCAACACCATCCAGGCCGTCGCCCGCGTCGTCCACGCCGACCTCAACCCCGGCGCCGCCCGCAGCGACGCCTTCGTCCCGCCCGCCGTCCCGCAGGAAGCCGTCCCGGCCGTCCCGGGCCGCGCCGCCCAGGACCTGGTCAGCGCCCCGCGCTGATGCACGGGACGTAGGACCAAGGGCCGACCCCCGCGGAGGGATGAAATCCGGTCGTCCCCGCGTTGGTGCCTTCCGGTAGATCAGGTCGAACGGCCCGCGGGCCGGATCCGGGAGGCACCACGTGGCGGCGGCAGAGCAGGGATGGGCACGACGGCTGTCCGGGTACGCATGGCGGTACCGGCGCAATGTGGTGCTCGCACTCGGCTCGTCCCTCGCGGGCATGGCCGTCATGGCCCTCGTCCCGCTGATCACCAAGGTCGTCATCGACGACGTCATCGGCGCGAAGACACGGTCCCTCGCCGTCTGGACGGGCCTGCTGCTCGCCGCCGCGGTCGCCGTCTACGCCGCGACGTACGTCCGCCGCTACTACGGCGGGCGCCTCGCCCTCGACGTCCAGCACGACCTGCGCACCGAGATGTACGGGACGATCACCCGGCTCGACGGGCGGCGCCAGGACGAGCTGTCCACCGGGCAGGTCGTCGGCCGCGCCACCAGCGACCTCCAGCTGATCCAGGGCCTGCTGTTCATGCTCCCGATGACCATCGGGAACATCCTGCTCTTCCTGATATCCCTCGTCGTCATGGCGTGGCTGTCGCTGCCGCTGACCCTCGTCGCGCTCGCCGTCGCCCCCGCCCTGTGGTTCATCGCCAAACGCAGCCGCACCCGGCTGCACCCCGCCACCTGGTACGCCCAGGCCCAGGCCGCGCACGTCGCGGGCGTGGTCGACGGCGCCGTGACCGGCGTACGCGTGGTCAAGGGCTTCGGGCAGGAGGAGCAGGAGACCGGCAAGATCCGGGCGGCGAGCCGGAAACTGTTCGCCGGCCGGCTGCGCACCATCCGGCTGAACAGCCGCTACACCCCCGCGCTCCAGGCCGTGCCCGCGCTCGGCCAGGTCGCCATGCTGGCGCTCGGCGGCTGGCTGGCCACCCGTGGCCAGATCACCCTCGGCACGTTCGTCGCCTTCTCCACCTACCTCGCCCAGCTCGTCGGCCCGGTCCGGATGCTCGCGATGGTCCTCACCGTCGGCCAGCAGGCCCGCGCCGGCGTGGAGCGCGTCCTGGAGCTGATCGACACCGAACCGGGCATCGAGGACGGCACGAAGGAACTGCCGGCCGACGCCCCCGCGAGCGTCGAGTTCGACGACGTGTCCTTCGCCTACGAGGACGGACGGCCCGTCCTCGACGGCTTCTCCCTGGAGATCCGCCCCGGCGAGACCGTCGCCGTCGTCGGCTCCTCCGGCAGCGGCAAGTCGACCGTCTCGCTGCTCCTGCCGAGGTTCTACGACGTGACGCACGGCGCCGTCCTGATCGGCGGGCACGACGTGCGCGAGCTGACCCTCGACTCGCTGCGGGCCGCCATCGGCCTCGTCCCCGAGGACAGCTTCCTCTTCTCCGACACCGTCCGCGCGAACATCGCCTACGGCAAGCCCGACGCGACCGACGAGGAGATCCGCGCCGCCGCCCGTGCCGCCCAGGCCGACGGCTTCATCGCCGGCCTCCCCGACGGCTACGACACCAAGGTCGGCGAACACGGCCTGACCCTGTCCGGCGGACAGCGCCAGCGCGTCGCCCTCGCCCGCGCCATCCTCACCGACCCCCGCCTGCTCGTCCTCGACGACGCCACCTCGGCCGTCGACGCCCGCGTCGAACACGAGATCCACGAAGCGCTCCGGTCCGTCATGGCCGGCCGCACCACCCTCCTCATCGCCCACCGCCGCTCCACCCTGAACCTCGCCGACCGGATCGCCGTCCTCGACGACGGCCGGCTCTCCGACATCGGCACCCACGACGAGCTGGAGCGGCGCTCGGCGCTCTACCGGCGGCTGCTGACCGACCCCGACGAGCTGGGCGGCGTCTCACCCGGCCACGCCGTGCCCGTCACCGCACCGCAGGAGGACCGGACGGTCCGGGAAGAGCTGGACGCCGAGTTCGACGCCGAGCGGGGCATCACGCCCGCCCTGTGGGTACGGGACGCCGACGCCGCCGACGCGCGCTCCGGCGCCGGCGACGGGGCCACCCCCGAGCTGCTCGCCCAGGTCGAGGCGCTGCCGCCGGCGACCGACACCCCGGCCGTCGACGAGGCGCGGGCGGTCACGCCCGAGGAGTCGTACGGGCTGCGCCGGCTGCTGCGAGGCTTCGGAGCGGTGCTGCTGGTCAGCCTGGGGCTCGTGGCCGTCGACGCCGGGATGGGCCTGCTGCTGCCGATCCTGATCCGGCACGGCATCGACGACGGCGTCGAGCAGGCCGCGCTGGGCGCGGTCTGGGTGGCCTCCGGGCTGGCCCTCGCGACGGTGCTCGTGCAGTGGGTGGCCCAGACCGGCGAGATCCGGATGACCGGCCGCACCGGCGAGCGCGTCCTCTACGCGCTGCGCCTCAAGATCTTCGCGCAGCTCCAGCGCCTCGGGCTCGACTATTACGAGCGGGAGCTGACCGGGCGGATCATGACCCGGATGACGACCGACGTGGACGCCCTGTCGACATTCCTCCAGACCGGACTCGTCACCGCCTTCGTGTCGCTCGTGACCTTCTTCGGCATCATGGTCGCGCTCGTCGTCATCGACGTGCAGCTCGCGCTGGTCGTCTTCGCGACGCTGCCGGTACTGGTCGTCGGCACCGTCTTCTTCCGCCGCTCCAGCGTCAAGGCGTACGAGCTCGCGCGTGAGCGGATCAGCGTCGTCAACGCCGACCTCCAGGAGTCGGTGGCCGGGCTGCGGATCGTGCAGGCCTTCCGGCGCGAGCGGTCCGGCAGGCAGGCCTTCGCGGCCCGCAGCGCCGAGTACCGGGCGGCGCGCGTGCGCGGCCAGTGGCTGATCTCCGTCTACTTCCCGTTCGTCCAGCTCCTGTCGTCGGTGGCCGCGGCCGCGGTGCTGATCGTGGGCGCGGGCCGGGTCGAGGCCGGGACGCTCACGACCGGCGCGCTCGTCGCGTACCTGCTCTACATCGACCTGTTCTTCGCGCCCGTGCAGCAGCTGTCGCAGGTCTTCGACGGCTACCAGCAGGCGGCGGTGTCGCTGGGGCGGATGCAGGAGCTGCTGCGCGAGAAGACGTCCACCGCCGCGCCCGCGAAGCCGCTGCCGGTGCCCTCCCTGCGCGGGGACATCGCCTTCGAGGGCGTCTCCTTCTCGTACAAGGACGACGAGAGCGCGCTCACCGGCGTCGACCTGCGCATCCCGGCCGGGCAGACCGTCGCCTTCGTCGGCGAGACCGGCGCGGGCAAGTCGACGCTGGTCAAGCTGGTCGCCCGGTTCTACGACCCGACGTCCGGCCGCGTCACCGCCGACGGCGCCGACCTGCGCGACCTGGACCTCACCGCGTACCGGCACCGGCTCGGCGTCGTGCCGCAGGAGGCGTACCTGTTCGCCGGCACCGTCCGGGACGCCATCGCGTACGGCAGGCCCGGCGCGAGCGACGCCGAAGTGGAGGCGGCGGCCCGCGCGGTCGGCGCCCACGACATGATCGCCACACTGGACGGCGGGTACCTCCACGAGGTCGCCGAGCGCGGCCGGAACCTGTCGGCGGGCCAGCGGCAGCTGATCGCCCTGGCCCGCGCCGAGCTGGTCGACCCGGACGTGCTGCTCCTCGACGAGGCGACCGCCGCCCTGGACCTGGCGACCGAGGCACAGGTCAACGCCGCCACCGACCGCCTCGCCGGCCGCCGCACCACCCTGGTGGTCGCCCACCGCCTCACCACGGCGGCCCGCGCCGACCGCGTGGTCGTCATGGACCGCGGCCGCGTCGCCGAGGACGGCACCCACGAGGAGCTGCTCGCCCGCGACGGCCGGTACGCGGAGCTCTGGCGCACCTTCATCGGCGAGGAACCTGCCGGCACCGGCACCCCGGCACCGACGGGCTGACCGGGGCGCCCCGTCAGACCCTGGCCGGGTGGGGTGAGTACGCCGCACCGGCCGCCTGAGTACGGTGGCGCATCCGGCCGGCGGGCGGCCCGGGGTGGGATGGGGGCATGATCACCGACCCCGCCGCCTTCCCGGCGCCCTCCCGCCCCGCCGCCCGGGTGCGCGTCCGCGCCACCATCGCCGCCGTGGCGTTCCTGCCTGCCTGCGCGGTGGTCGGATTCCTGACGCTCTTCTCCGAGCGGGCCTCCGGGTGCGTCCTGGAGGGCGGCGACCAGTGCGTCGGCGTGCCGGGCGCGTTCTGGCTCCACAGCGCCCTGGCGGCCGGTCTGCTGTGGTGCGTGGCGCTGTTCACCCCCGACCGGGGCGGGCGCAGCCGGGCCGTACGCCTGGCCGCCTACCGCGTCCAGCTCGGCTGCGAGGCCTTCGCGCTGTTCGCGATCCTCAGCCACGCGTAGCCCCGCCGCCGAGTCGGAAGGCAACCGTCCGGCGCGCGGAAGCGTCGTACGCACGTACGCTCGTGCGGCGGATGGGAGCAAGCGTGTTCGGTGGGGTGGCCATGGCCAGGGCAAGGCGACTGCTGGTGCAGATGCTCGCGGTGCTGGTCGCCGCGGGCTTCCTCGTCCTCGGCGGACCCGGCGCGCCACGCGCCGACGCGGCGGTCACCGCCTGCTCCGGACGCCTGGTCAAGACGGTCAAGTTCAGCACCGGCGAACTGCGCGTGTACAAGAAGCGCCAGTACGCCTGCGCCCTCACCGTCGCCAAGAAGCCCGGCGCCCGGCGCGCCATGTCGGTGTCCATCCAGCCGCGCGGCGGACGCGCCGCCGTCGACGTGGGCGCCTTCACCCGGCAGGCGGGGCCTGTGACCGTGTACGCCCTCAACCGCTGCGTCCGCGCGTCCGGCACCGTCGCCGGGCGGGGCGGCTCCACGGGCTGGATCCTGTGCTGAGCCGTATACCGGGCCGAGCGCCGGGCCGAGCGCCGGGCCGAGCACCGGGCCGAGCGCCGGACCGAGCACCGGGCCGAGCGCCGGGCCGGGCCAACAGGGGCTGGCGGCAACCACGTTGATCCCACTAGGTTCGCGGCGACCACCGCAAACCCACGTGGAG
Proteins encoded in this window:
- a CDS encoding thiamine pyrophosphate-binding protein — protein: MTHDHDLVLRPTTAQTEAALNPPPGRTGGDLVVETLAGLGATTVFGLPGQHALGMFDALRRSKLQYVGLRVENNAGFAADAYGRITGEAAPLLLSTGPGALMSLAALQEAAAASAPVLAIGSQVPAAGLGGGRHGYLHELRDQRASFRDVVKSVHTVRTASQIPSAVAAAWESALTAPHGPVWVEIPQDVLLAETSLPVVTAMDATPEDLPPRPELTALAAHLLANAERPAIIAGGGVVRADASGKLLALAERIGAPVVTTFGGKGAFPWEHPLSLQSWLEDRHTTEFLEDADVLLVVGSGLGELSSNYHTFAPRGRIVQIEADLGKLESNHPALGIHADARLALSALLETVPARHDDTAAERVRTVLDKVRARIEGQDLTLERQVLAAVREALPDDAPSFWDMTILAYWAWSAFDARRPNTMHSAQGAGGLGYGFPAALGAAAADPTRPVLAVSGDGGAMYSIAELATARQYGLNVTWLIVDDGGYGILREYMTDAFGEATGTELARPDFVALAGSFGVPAVTTTRESLAADLANSLAAPGPSVVVLPAVLKMFAPTHL
- a CDS encoding serine hydrolase, which translates into the protein MCCVNRLSISRRRRGAVSAAVALGVLLPTAATITPATAAAPAVACTSQKAGLAAKLVKDINAALKGRKSTTAILVNDRVSKTSCVLRPDTQFDSASVVKTTVLATLLWDAQKSKRALTATEKSRATAMITKSDNDATTALWKQLGVTKVKGFLAAAQMTKTVPGSGGYWGLTQITARDQQKLLGLITAKNTVLTDASRAYILDLMNKVVAAQRWGAPAGAPATARIHVKNGWLPRATHAWRVHSIGAFTGTTHNYQLTVLTHDNATMQDGINTIQAVARVVHADLNPGAARSDAFVPPAVPQEAVPAVPGRAAQDLVSAPR
- a CDS encoding ABC transporter ATP-binding protein, translating into MAAAEQGWARRLSGYAWRYRRNVVLALGSSLAGMAVMALVPLITKVVIDDVIGAKTRSLAVWTGLLLAAAVAVYAATYVRRYYGGRLALDVQHDLRTEMYGTITRLDGRRQDELSTGQVVGRATSDLQLIQGLLFMLPMTIGNILLFLISLVVMAWLSLPLTLVALAVAPALWFIAKRSRTRLHPATWYAQAQAAHVAGVVDGAVTGVRVVKGFGQEEQETGKIRAASRKLFAGRLRTIRLNSRYTPALQAVPALGQVAMLALGGWLATRGQITLGTFVAFSTYLAQLVGPVRMLAMVLTVGQQARAGVERVLELIDTEPGIEDGTKELPADAPASVEFDDVSFAYEDGRPVLDGFSLEIRPGETVAVVGSSGSGKSTVSLLLPRFYDVTHGAVLIGGHDVRELTLDSLRAAIGLVPEDSFLFSDTVRANIAYGKPDATDEEIRAAARAAQADGFIAGLPDGYDTKVGEHGLTLSGGQRQRVALARAILTDPRLLVLDDATSAVDARVEHEIHEALRSVMAGRTTLLIAHRRSTLNLADRIAVLDDGRLSDIGTHDELERRSALYRRLLTDPDELGGVSPGHAVPVTAPQEDRTVREELDAEFDAERGITPALWVRDADAADARSGAGDGATPELLAQVEALPPATDTPAVDEARAVTPEESYGLRRLLRGFGAVLLVSLGLVAVDAGMGLLLPILIRHGIDDGVEQAALGAVWVASGLALATVLVQWVAQTGEIRMTGRTGERVLYALRLKIFAQLQRLGLDYYERELTGRIMTRMTTDVDALSTFLQTGLVTAFVSLVTFFGIMVALVVIDVQLALVVFATLPVLVVGTVFFRRSSVKAYELARERISVVNADLQESVAGLRIVQAFRRERSGRQAFAARSAEYRAARVRGQWLISVYFPFVQLLSSVAAAAVLIVGAGRVEAGTLTTGALVAYLLYIDLFFAPVQQLSQVFDGYQQAAVSLGRMQELLREKTSTAAPAKPLPVPSLRGDIAFEGVSFSYKDDESALTGVDLRIPAGQTVAFVGETGAGKSTLVKLVARFYDPTSGRVTADGADLRDLDLTAYRHRLGVVPQEAYLFAGTVRDAIAYGRPGASDAEVEAAARAVGAHDMIATLDGGYLHEVAERGRNLSAGQRQLIALARAELVDPDVLLLDEATAALDLATEAQVNAATDRLAGRRTTLVVAHRLTTAARADRVVVMDRGRVAEDGTHEELLARDGRYAELWRTFIGEEPAGTGTPAPTG